The following coding sequences are from one Panicum hallii strain FIL2 chromosome 5, PHallii_v3.1, whole genome shotgun sequence window:
- the LOC112893237 gene encoding ribonuclease III domain-containing protein RNC1, chloroplastic, which produces MAPPAMAFQALTLTPLPLLLPSSRRRVRVRVLAVAADQTPPPPPAPPSEPANSPSRLLRELAQRKKAVSPKKKHPPRRFILKPPLDDERLTRRFLSSPQLSLKALPLLSSCLPSAPLSTADRTWMDEYLLEAKQALGYPLAPSETLGEGDDCPARHFDVLLYLAFQHLDPSCERTRTRHVRNGHSRLWFLGQYVLELAFCEFFLQRYPRESPGPMRERVFALIGKKVLPKWLKAASLHNLVFPYDDLDKMIRKDREPPSKAVFWALFGAIYLCFGMPEVYRVLFEAFGMDPDDESCQPKLRRQLEDVDYVSVEFEKRQLTWQDVAAYRPPPDALFAHPRLFRACVPPGMHRFRGNIWDFDSRPKVMDTLGYPLPMNDRIPEITEARNIELGLGLQLCFLHPSKHKFEHPRFCFERLEYVGQKIQDLVLAERLLMKHLDAPGRWLAEKHRRMLMNKYCGRYLRDKHLHHYVIYGETVQDRFEHNRRLRNPSTTSVQQALHGLAYCVYGKPDVRRLMFEVFDFEQVQPKAV; this is translated from the exons ATGGCGCCACCCGCCATGGCGTTCCAAGCACTCACCCTCACGCCACTCCCCCTCTTGCTCCCCAGCTCTCGCCGCCGCGTCCGGGTACGCGTTCTGGCCGTAGCGGCCGACcagacccctccgccgccgccggccccccctTCGGAGCCGGCGAACAGCCCGAGCCGCCTCCTCCGGGAGCTCGCGCAGCGGAAGAAGGCCGTATCCCCTAAGAAGAAGCACCCGCCCCGCCGCTTTATCCTCAAGCCGCCGCTCGACGACGAGCGCCTCACCCGGCGGTTCCTCAGCAGCCCGCAGCTGTCGCTCAAGGCGCTCCCGCTGCTCTCCTCCTGCCTCCCCTCCGCTCCGCTCTCCACCGCCGACAGGACCTGGATGGACGAGTACCTCCTCGAGGCCAAGCAGGCGCTCGGGTACCCGCTCGCGCCCTCGGAGACGCTCGGCGAAGGTGATGACTGCCCCGCGCGTCATTTCGATGTGCTGCTCTACCTCGCGTTCCAGCATCTGGACCCCTCCTGTGAGCGCACGCGTACGCGGCACGTCCGGAACGGCCACTCCAGGCTCTGGTTCCTGGGCCAGTACGTTCTGGAGCTCGCCTTCTGCGAGTTCTTCTTGCAGAGGTACCCCAGGGAGTCACCCGGGCCGATGAGGGAGCGGGTTTTCGCTCTGATTGGGAAGAAGGTGTTGCCCAAATGGCTCAAGGCGGCCAGCCTGCACAACTTGGTGTTCCCTTATGATGATTTGGATAAGATGATACGCAAGGACCGGGAGCCACCATCCAA GGCTGTATTCTGGGCATTATTTGGGGCTATATATTTGTGCTTTGGGATGCCTGAAGTCTATCGAGTCCTTTTTGAGGCATTTGGGATGGACCCTGACGATGAGAGCTGTCAGCCAAAATTGAGGCGCCAACTAGAAGATGTTGATTATGTTTCAGTGGAGTTTGAAAAGAGACAACTCACATGGCAGGATGTTGCTGCATACAGG CCACCACCAGATGCTCTTTTCGCCCATCCGAGGCTTTTCCGAGCTTGTGTGCCACCAGGCATGCATCGTTTCAGAGGGAACATTTGGGATTTTGACAGTAGACCCAAGGTCATGGACACCCTAGGATATCCCTTGCCCATGAATGACAGAATTCCCGAAATCACAGAAGCAAGGAATATAGAGCTTGGACTTGGTCTTCAG CTCTGCTTTTTGCACCCGTCAAAACATAAGTTTGAGCATCCAAGATTCTGTTTTGAGCGACTCGAATATGTTGGCCAGAAGATTCAG GATCTTGTGCTGGCTGAGAGGCTGCTCATGAAGCATCTAGATGCACCGGGCAGGTGGTTGGCGGAGAAGCATAGGAGGATGTTGATGAACAAGTATTGCGGACGATACTTGCGGGACAAGCACCTGCACCACTATGTCATCTATGGGGAGACGGTGCAAGACAGATTCGAACACAACCGACGTCTTAGGAATCCTTCAACAACCTCTGTCCAGCAAGCGTTACATGGGCTTGCATACTGTGTGTATGGCAAACCTGACGTGCGGCGCTTGATGTTTGAGGTGTTTGACTTCGAACAGGTTCAGCCAAAAGCAGTATGA
- the LOC112893240 gene encoding probable U3 small nucleolar RNA-associated protein 11, whose product MSSLRNAIPRRAHKERAQPEARKKFGLLEKHKDYVVRAKAFHRKEEIIGKLREKAAFRNPDEFYFKMINSRTVGGVHRPKPEANKYTEEELLLLKNKDMGYILQCIQSEKKKIEKLSSTLHELDTKRPNKHVYFAEDREEAKEIHSRLGECSNMPGFDNIPSRIKKKTASSYRELEERKQRLQKLEKLYGEMALQKELKKPGRKRKLREDEMVNPTSQPVYKWRAQRKR is encoded by the exons ATGTCGTCGCTGCGGAACGCCATTCCGCGGCGGGCTCATAAGGAGCGTGCACAGCC GGAGGCGAGGAAGAAGTTTGGGCTTCTTGAGAAGCACAAGGACTATGTCGTCAGGGCAAAAGCTTTCCACCgcaaggaggaaattatcggg AAACTGAGGGAGAAGGCAGCATTCAGGAACCCAGATGAGTTCTACTTTAAGATGATCAACAGTAGGACTGTTGGTGGAGTTCATAGGCCAAA GCCTGAAGCAAATAAGTATACCGAAGAGGAACTTCTGTTGTTGAAAAATAAAGATATGGGATATATCCTTCAGTGTATTCAGAGTGAAAAAAAG AAAATTGAAAAGTTAAGCTCAACACTTCATGAACTGGATACCAAGCGTCCAAACAAGCATGTTTATTTTGCTGAAGACAG AGAAGAAGCCAAAGAAATACATTCCAGGCTAGGAGAATGCAGCAACATGCCTGGCTTTGACAACATCCCTTCTCGTATAAAGAA GAAAACAGCTTCTTCATACAGGGAGTTAGAAGAGAGAAAGCAGAGGCTTCAAAAGCTTGAGAAGTTGTATGGAGAAATGGCCTTGCAAAAAGAATTGAAG AAACCTGGACGCAAGAGGAAACTCCGTGAAGACGAGATGGTGAATCCGACATCACAGCCTGTCTATAAGTGGCGAGCACAGAGGAAGCGGTGA